The sequence below is a genomic window from Bombus affinis isolate iyBomAffi1 chromosome 13, iyBomAffi1.2, whole genome shotgun sequence.
CCTATGCTTCTGATGTAATGGTAATGTCATTTACGCATACTGGTGAATCTGGTTATTGCTTATATATACCATCAGAATACGCACTTCACGTATACTCCAGATTAATGGAAGTTGGTAAAGATTATGGAGTACGAGATGTAGGCGTACTCACACAACGTTTCATGAGAATAGAAAGATTTATTCCATTTTGGGCTGAAGAATTGACACCATTTGTTACACCATATGAAGCTGGAAGTGGATACAATGTAAGATTAGATGTAAGTaggtatatggtaatagaattTTTTTTGTTCCAAGACTATTAAAGTTAAATCTGAATTTCTGATGACTTCTATCATACAAAGGCACAACAGCTTAAACATCCTGATTAATTATGATAATTTGTTGCAAcagaaagaatattttattggCAAATTTGCTTTGCAACGTCAAAAAGAACAAGGCGTATCAAAACGAttagtattatttattgttaatgAATTAGATATTAATAAGGATGTATGGCCATGGGGTGGCGAGcctatttatcgaaataatgaaTTTGTAGGAACTATTACATCAGCCGGGTAAATACTTCATACGATTAAAGATAAAATATGTTTTACTAtatcaaattattaataataataactttATAGATACGGTTTCGCTACAGAGAAACATATAGGTCTTGGTTTTATCAGTTATCCAAAATCAGGACATATACAAATTAATGCAAATACTGTTACAACAGACTTTATAATGGATCCTAAAGCTCGTTATGAAATTGATATCGCTGGTACTAGATTTCCTATTAAACCACACATTCGTCCACTACCCATACCGGCGCTGAGTAGTAAATTgaacaaaaaatatattcctACGCCTATTGTATCATATTAAAGCGACGTTCTTCAgtgataatattttatttcctcctatTATGTGATTGAGACTTTAGTCATTGTAATTgtaaattatgaaataaatcttaattttttaaagaCTATTTTCCCTAGGAGTTTAAGCATATTCATGTGAAAACATTTAAACTATGTAATGTATATTGCatcttaattaaatatttatcattatttaagCCATTCTTTAAAATTGTcctatatatattcatattttgtaaaaatatttatattttatatatactatTGGCATATTAATTCGATGCAGTTTGGATAtttataattcaataattattaattaataaaatatcaataatagTGCAAAAATTACTATGATTTGTagtgtaaaaatatgtatacaaTACTATATCTGCTGCTTTATagttgtattaaattaatatacatttaaatgaatttatttataGCAGATACATTTATACAAAGTTTAAAAGGCCATTTAACAATTTGAACTGTGCTACTTTTCAAaatatgttatacatatatacatgaaAATAACAACCAAATTTTATGAAGCAATTGTAATATCTTACAATTTAATCTTTTGAACAAAAAGTTTATACAATAAATGTTCTCATAGATATTTTTCACTGTTAGtagaaattatatgtatataatttaccAGCATTTAtaactatgtatgtatatcatatACTTGtccaatataatttattttttactgtAACAGTAGAGTATATTGGCTAGCATAAATGCAAGTATTTAAGATACTTGCTATTACTTATGATTCTTCTTTGtatattgataaaaaaaatctTTATACTGTAATAAGGAAAATGACTACTATGAACTTCATCACCATGTTAATCATTTTAACAGTGCATAAAAATACCACAGTATTAACATTAAAATAGTTGTATGATATTGAATCTGAAAAATGTATTGATGTACACTGTTATCTCTTTCAACAATACATACTTCATTTTAGCTATCAgttttttacaaaaattcatttttacaaatatatcgATACCACCTTTATGATGCCCATGCTTCTAACTCTTTCAAATCTTCATCCTCTTCTGGTTTGGcttctataaatattaacaatatttttagtttaaaactaaattattttctaataataaaccaaaaaaatattaaaattattacttgTGCGAGTCCTAGTTGGGGCAATTGGAATAGCAGTAGCTGGAACACTTGGTAGTTCATCAGTAGATTCAATACCAAGCAATTCTTTATCAAGTTGTTCTTGTTCAAGCTCTTCCAATTCTTTTTCTAGTTCTTCATCATCTACATCATTTCCAAATGCTACAGGATTGGAAATTGCATCAGAAATCTCTCTTGCTACATCTTGTTGTTCAGCTATGTCATCCATCATATCATGTACTTGATCAACATCCCTAAACAAAGAAAATAACGTTTAAATAATCTGCATGAATCATCTAACTAATGATATCACAAAATTGAATTTCTTACATATGTTGATGGACAGATTTTAATGCATCTGCTGCATTTTTCATTGTAGTAAGTACAGCAGTATTGGTATTTGCACATTCTAGTGCTTCCCTTTGACTTTCAATCGTGGTAAGTGTACCATCAATTTGTTGTAACTGTTTTTCataacgtttctttcttttaagGGCTTGGATTGCAGCTGTAAATTATGTTTCCTTGTTAACATATTCATCCTAGAGTTACTAGCTAGTACATGGATGTGTATGTTGAtgctaatttataaatatttttgcagATGTAATTAACAAAATACacaaacaaaaatttgtttcatatagtaaatattataatgaatactatatttttaatacaCACACTCACAGTCTAATTATTAGTTACTCAGTGTGGATGTCTTGTACAATGTTATCGTTGCTTATT
It includes:
- the LOC126923251 gene encoding charged multivesicular body protein 4b; this encodes MSFFSKVFGGKKEPVSMSTAEAIQKLRETEDMLIKKQDFLESKIELEIQTAKKNGTKNKRAAIQALKRKKRYEKQLQQIDGTLTTIESQREALECANTNTAVLTTMKNAADALKSVHQHMDVDQVHDMMDDIAEQQDVAREISDAISNPVAFGNDVDDEELEKELEELEQEQLDKELLGIESTDELPSVPATAIPIAPTRTRTKAKPEEDEDLKELEAWAS